A DNA window from Streptomyces sp. CA-278952 contains the following coding sequences:
- a CDS encoding NADPH-dependent FMN reductase, protein MRERRLNLAVLIGSTRAGRFGPVPAQWIAAEAAKRDDFDVDVIDLAQVWLPDVLPESLDRPLPQAVIDLAPWLDRADAFVIVTPEYNHSFPASLKNAIDWYVDAWKAKPVAFVSYGGMAGGLRAVADLRGIFPGLHSVTVRDSVCFPNYQEHFDAEGRPADPEGCAAAATTMFDQLAWWGHVLSDARARQPYPG, encoded by the coding sequence ATGCGGGAACGCAGACTGAACCTGGCCGTACTCATAGGCAGTACCCGCGCCGGCCGCTTCGGCCCCGTCCCCGCCCAGTGGATCGCCGCCGAGGCGGCCAAGCGCGACGACTTCGACGTCGATGTGATCGACCTGGCCCAGGTGTGGCTGCCCGACGTGCTGCCAGAGAGTCTCGACCGCCCGCTGCCGCAGGCCGTGATCGACCTCGCCCCCTGGCTGGACAGGGCGGACGCGTTCGTGATCGTCACACCGGAGTACAACCACAGCTTCCCCGCCTCCTTGAAGAACGCCATCGACTGGTACGTCGACGCGTGGAAGGCGAAGCCGGTCGCCTTCGTCTCCTACGGCGGCATGGCCGGCGGGCTGCGCGCGGTGGCCGACCTGCGGGGAATCTTTCCCGGGCTACACAGCGTCACCGTCCGGGACTCCGTCTGCTTCCCGAACTACCAGGAGCACTTCGACGCCGAGGGCCGGCCCGCGGACCCCGAGGGCTGTGCAGCGGCGGCCACGACCATGTTCGACCAACTCGCCTGGTGGGGCCACGTCCTGAGCGACGCCCGCGCCCGGCAGCCGTATCCGGGCTAG
- a CDS encoding DUF6233 domain-containing protein has protein sequence MHSRSVLGSLSARISLRRATRNGVRDRSRTPAVMTGARQGVAAADQDEIPTPTEVDLVAAHISPAGRADASPGRHGLVGHGRCRAAGATPARTVAVGRRCPVCRAASCNHADWGISSVGIGAPVTEIHRGDCFAGGKALRPVSAERARAELADGVRACGVCRPDTVLNKP, from the coding sequence ATGCACTCTCGGTCCGTTCTCGGTTCCCTCTCGGCCCGGATATCGCTGCGTCGCGCAACGCGGAACGGGGTGCGGGATCGATCCCGCACCCCCGCGGTGATGACCGGCGCACGTCAAGGTGTGGCAGCAGCGGATCAAGATGAAATCCCGACGCCGACGGAGGTCGATCTCGTCGCGGCGCATATATCGCCCGCTGGCCGAGCAGATGCCTCGCCGGGCCGTCATGGTCTGGTCGGACACGGGCGCTGTCGTGCGGCAGGCGCAACCCCAGCGCGCACCGTGGCCGTCGGCCGCCGCTGCCCGGTCTGCCGGGCCGCCTCGTGCAACCACGCTGACTGGGGCATCTCTTCTGTCGGTATCGGGGCGCCCGTCACTGAGATTCACCGGGGGGACTGCTTCGCCGGGGGCAAGGCGCTCCGGCCGGTCAGTGCGGAGCGTGCTCGTGCCGAGCTGGCCGACGGTGTCCGGGCCTGCGGGGTGTGCCGCCCGGACACCGTGCTCAACAAACCGTGA
- a CDS encoding restriction endonuclease — protein sequence MRGTVVYDPSGAVTGGLPLDRDPYLALVAAVLAWGPNPAGVRAADCAQIGLQLTGHAHCVAADSRQRFETLSADSELRPLTRVVLRESVNRLSTGPGTTAAKVQNRARLIQALYRALDRLDTAQNPTPAL from the coding sequence ATGAGGGGCACCGTGGTGTACGACCCTTCGGGTGCGGTGACCGGCGGGCTGCCGCTGGACCGTGACCCGTACCTCGCGCTCGTCGCCGCCGTCCTGGCCTGGGGCCCGAACCCGGCAGGCGTACGGGCGGCGGACTGTGCGCAGATCGGCCTCCAGCTCACCGGCCACGCACACTGCGTGGCCGCCGACAGCCGGCAGCGCTTCGAGACCCTGTCGGCGGACAGCGAACTGCGCCCGCTGACCAGGGTCGTGCTGCGGGAGTCGGTGAACCGCCTCTCGACCGGCCCCGGCACCACCGCCGCAAAAGTGCAGAACCGGGCCCGGCTGATCCAAGCCCTGTACCGGGCACTCGACCGACTCGACACCGCACAGAACCCCACGCCGGCCCTCTGA